Proteins encoded in a region of the Synechococcus sp. BIOS-U3-1 genome:
- a CDS encoding DUF3086 domain-containing protein: protein MSDDNDLPLEDAPQATAEASNASNEASITASDEVESASESLIQLALVDLQSRRDSLQLEIETLQQRKQQLEKEMAASFTGQSDAIARRVKGFQEYLGGALQGLAQSVETLELVAQPVVVKPSPLDAQAAEAAAEQAIASTNGAPALADTFRPDEELIRTNLRRFLEQPDFYAEPWKLRRSLDESDIALLEDWFFNQGGRGAQASRGSRPRNVLLGAALIAIIGELYGDQFQTLVLAGQPERLGDWRRGLQDALGLGREDFGPSSGIVLFERGDALVERADRLEERGEVPLILIDAAERVVDIPVLQFPLWLAFAAGPGETYDYEEDLL, encoded by the coding sequence ATGTCTGACGACAACGATCTACCACTCGAGGACGCGCCGCAGGCCACAGCGGAGGCCAGCAATGCATCCAACGAGGCATCCATCACCGCGAGCGATGAGGTGGAGTCTGCCTCTGAATCGCTAATCCAGCTGGCACTGGTGGATCTGCAGTCGCGTCGCGACAGCCTGCAACTGGAGATTGAAACCCTCCAGCAGCGCAAGCAGCAACTCGAAAAGGAGATGGCCGCCAGCTTTACTGGCCAATCCGATGCAATCGCCAGACGTGTGAAAGGGTTTCAGGAGTATCTGGGTGGAGCCCTTCAAGGGCTGGCGCAGTCGGTTGAGACCCTTGAGTTGGTGGCGCAGCCAGTGGTGGTGAAGCCTTCACCACTGGATGCCCAGGCCGCCGAAGCCGCCGCTGAACAGGCCATTGCGAGCACCAACGGAGCTCCAGCTCTGGCCGACACCTTTCGTCCCGACGAGGAACTGATCCGAACCAACCTCAGGCGTTTTCTGGAACAGCCTGACTTCTATGCCGAACCCTGGAAACTACGTCGCAGCCTGGACGAAAGCGATATCGCTCTACTCGAGGACTGGTTTTTCAATCAGGGAGGCAGGGGAGCCCAGGCCAGCCGCGGCAGTCGACCTCGCAACGTGCTGCTTGGGGCTGCCCTGATCGCCATCATCGGCGAGCTTTACGGAGATCAGTTCCAGACGCTGGTCCTAGCGGGACAACCCGAACGTCTCGGTGACTGGCGACGAGGCCTGCAGGATGCGCTCGGTCTAGGGCGGGAAGATTTCGGCCCCAGCAGCGGCATCGTGCTGTTTGAACGTGGAGATGCCCTCGTGGAGCGCGCCGACCGACTGGAGGAACGCGGTGAAGTCCCCCTGATCCTGATCGATGCCGCAGAACGGGTGGTGGATATTCCCGTGCTTCAGTTCCCGCTCTGGCTGGCTTTTGCAGCTGGGCCCGGCGAAACCTACGACTACGAAGAAGACCTGCTCTGA
- the plsY gene encoding glycerol-3-phosphate 1-O-acyltransferase PlsY has translation MPLFTLLLGYLLGSLPSGFLAGKWCKGIDLRTIGSGSTGATNVLRNVGKGPALVVFLVDVAKGAAAVLIASALTQNNPLNDWIQVLAGLTALAGHIWPVWLGFKGGKAVATGLGLFLGLAWPVGLACFGMFMAVFSLSRIVSLASVVAALSLPLLMAAGSGSNANLVVSLVAMLLVLWRHRSNIQRLINGTEPKVGQKP, from the coding sequence ATGCCCCTGTTCACGCTGCTACTGGGCTACTTGCTCGGCTCCCTACCCAGCGGCTTCCTAGCTGGCAAATGGTGCAAGGGGATCGACCTGCGCACAATCGGATCCGGCTCCACCGGCGCCACCAATGTGCTGCGCAACGTGGGCAAAGGCCCTGCACTGGTGGTCTTTCTGGTGGATGTAGCCAAAGGAGCAGCCGCCGTTTTGATTGCTAGCGCCCTAACCCAGAACAATCCTCTCAACGACTGGATCCAGGTACTAGCGGGTCTTACGGCCCTGGCTGGCCATATCTGGCCAGTGTGGCTGGGCTTCAAAGGCGGCAAGGCCGTGGCCACCGGGCTTGGTCTGTTCCTGGGTCTGGCCTGGCCCGTGGGTCTGGCCTGCTTCGGGATGTTCATGGCCGTGTTTAGCCTCAGCCGGATCGTGTCTCTCGCCAGCGTGGTGGCAGCACTCAGCCTGCCGCTCCTGATGGCCGCCGGCTCCGGCAGCAACGCCAATTTGGTGGTGTCGCTGGTGGCGATGCTGCTGGTGCTCTGGCGCCACCGCAGCAACATTCAGAGGCTGATCAACGGCACCGAACCCAAGGTGGGGCAAAAGCCTTGA
- the pyrF gene encoding orotidine-5'-phosphate decarboxylase yields MVIHPADRIIVALDGMAPDQALAFATHVEGLRWVKVGLELFVQAGPEVVAQLREQGLRVFLDLKFHDIPATMAGACRRAAALGAELMTVHACAGSEALQAAQAAGEEGAKQAGLATPTLLAVTVLTSWEQQRLQRELAIPQAIAERVPALAQLSATAGIGGCVCSPLEAAALRSQHPEPFALITPGIRPKDAAVGDQARVMGPAEAIAAGASQLVIGRPITRATDPSAAFSACCRELLN; encoded by the coding sequence ATGGTCATTCATCCCGCCGATCGGATCATCGTGGCCCTCGACGGCATGGCACCGGATCAGGCGCTGGCCTTTGCGACTCATGTGGAAGGGCTGCGTTGGGTGAAGGTTGGTCTTGAGCTGTTTGTGCAGGCGGGTCCCGAGGTTGTGGCGCAGCTGCGCGAGCAGGGCCTGCGGGTGTTTCTCGATCTCAAATTTCATGACATCCCAGCCACGATGGCGGGGGCCTGCCGTCGTGCGGCGGCGCTTGGGGCGGAGTTGATGACGGTGCATGCCTGCGCCGGCAGCGAAGCGTTGCAGGCGGCTCAGGCCGCGGGGGAAGAAGGTGCCAAGCAGGCAGGCCTGGCTACTCCAACTCTGCTGGCGGTGACGGTGCTGACCAGTTGGGAGCAGCAGCGACTGCAACGGGAACTCGCCATTCCCCAGGCCATCGCCGAGCGTGTGCCGGCGTTGGCACAGCTGTCGGCAACTGCTGGAATCGGCGGCTGTGTGTGTTCACCTTTAGAGGCCGCGGCTCTGCGTTCACAGCACCCCGAGCCGTTTGCACTAATCACGCCCGGAATTCGTCCGAAGGACGCTGCGGTGGGTGATCAGGCCCGGGTGATGGGGCCGGCTGAGGCGATTGCAGCGGGAGCCAGCCAGTTGGTGATTGGGCGACCGATTACTAGGGCGACTGACCCAAGTGCTGCTTTCTCGGCCTGTTGTCGGGAGCTGTTGAACTGA
- the tyrS gene encoding tyrosine--tRNA ligase, whose product MASTLSLPAWLSRGMADLFPAGDGDDADQSLAARLRYAEHEGRPLRIKLGIDPTGSNIHLGHSILFRKLRAFQDAGHTAVLIIGDFTARIGDPTGKSATRVQLTAEEVEANSATYLAQLGQGQPKQTALLDFETLGRLEVRRNSEWLAGLDLPQVIGLLGTATVGQMLAKDDFSKRYGSGAPIALHEFLYPLLQGYDSVAVNADVELGGTDQKFNVAMGRDLQRHFNKGTQFGLLLPILVGLDGVQKMSKSLGNTVGLEEDALSMYSKLEKVGDGAIDDYVTLLTDLSPHDLPDNAREKQKAMALAVTASRHGMEAAQKAQSDAATLVSSGGDAGADVPEASLSAVNFPAKAFYLLSAVGICASSSEARRQIKGGAARLEGEKITDPNQEFASAAELDGKVLQLGKKTFRRLLG is encoded by the coding sequence ATGGCCTCGACACTGTCTCTGCCGGCATGGCTGTCGCGTGGCATGGCCGATCTGTTTCCAGCCGGTGATGGTGATGACGCCGATCAATCGCTGGCGGCGCGGCTGAGGTATGCAGAGCATGAGGGCCGGCCCCTGCGCATCAAGCTGGGAATTGACCCAACCGGCAGCAACATCCATCTGGGCCACAGCATTCTTTTCCGCAAGCTGCGGGCTTTTCAGGATGCGGGGCATACAGCGGTGTTGATCATCGGCGATTTCACCGCCCGCATCGGCGACCCCACCGGAAAGAGCGCCACACGGGTGCAGCTCACAGCGGAAGAGGTTGAGGCCAATTCCGCCACCTACCTGGCACAGCTCGGCCAGGGCCAGCCGAAGCAGACGGCACTACTTGATTTCGAGACCCTTGGCCGCCTGGAGGTGCGCCGTAACAGTGAGTGGCTGGCAGGTTTGGATCTCCCTCAGGTCATTGGCCTGTTGGGTACGGCCACCGTGGGCCAGATGCTGGCCAAGGATGATTTCTCCAAGCGCTACGGCAGCGGCGCACCGATCGCCCTGCATGAATTCCTTTATCCGCTGCTGCAGGGCTACGACTCTGTTGCGGTGAATGCCGATGTGGAGCTGGGTGGCACCGATCAGAAGTTCAACGTGGCCATGGGCCGCGACCTGCAGCGCCATTTCAACAAGGGCACCCAGTTCGGGTTGCTGCTGCCGATTCTGGTGGGCCTGGATGGTGTGCAGAAGATGAGCAAGAGCCTTGGCAACACCGTGGGTCTGGAGGAAGACGCCCTGTCGATGTACTCCAAGCTCGAGAAGGTCGGCGATGGGGCGATTGATGACTACGTGACCTTGCTGACGGATCTGAGTCCACATGATTTGCCAGACAACGCACGCGAGAAGCAGAAGGCGATGGCTCTGGCGGTGACCGCCAGCCGGCATGGCATGGAGGCAGCCCAAAAAGCCCAGAGCGATGCGGCCACCCTGGTGAGCAGTGGCGGTGATGCCGGAGCAGATGTGCCTGAGGCCTCTCTTTCGGCAGTGAATTTTCCTGCTAAGGCGTTTTATCTGCTCAGTGCTGTGGGCATCTGCGCCAGTAGCAGCGAGGCCAGGCGTCAGATCAAAGGCGGCGCTGCCCGGCTGGAAGGGGAGAAGATCACTGACCCGAATCAGGAGTTCGCATCGGCGGCCGAACTGGACGGTAAGGTGCTGCAGCTCGGCAAGAAAACCTTTCGCCGGCTGTTGGGCTGA
- a CDS encoding DUF1825 family protein, giving the protein MAFFDSDIVQEEAKRLFGDYQQLMQLGSDYGKFDREGKKKFIDTMEELMQRYRVFMKRFELSEDFQAKLTVEQLRSQLGQFGITPEQMFEQMQGTLERMKSQLEQPPS; this is encoded by the coding sequence ATGGCGTTCTTCGACTCCGACATCGTGCAGGAGGAGGCCAAGCGTCTGTTCGGCGACTACCAGCAGTTGATGCAGCTGGGTTCCGATTACGGCAAATTTGACCGCGAGGGCAAAAAGAAGTTCATCGACACGATGGAGGAGCTCATGCAGCGCTATCGCGTTTTCATGAAACGCTTCGAGTTGTCGGAAGACTTCCAGGCCAAGCTCACTGTGGAGCAGCTGCGCAGCCAATTGGGCCAGTTCGGGATCACCCCGGAGCAGATGTTTGAGCAGATGCAAGGCACTCTGGAGCGCATGAAAAGTCAGCTGGAACAGCCGCCGAGCTGA
- a CDS encoding response regulator transcription factor has product MDLSDRIPSLQQRSRQGHSLLKRSRTAIASADLVLLSSWTAWFEGQGPLVAACTSEQDCLLKLQSSEANLLLCTDTLEGGCGSSLVRRARADNPELKVLMLLQRPITRTILDAIDARCHGICSAQATGTGTVAAALTAIETDGQYLDPLISGVLHHSRLRGSGEQVPLQELTMREEDVLRGLCRGMTNQEIADALVVSIDTVKTHVGSLLRKLPARDRTMAVVTAFREGLVQVPTRPPRWT; this is encoded by the coding sequence TTGGATCTCAGCGACCGGATCCCGTCTCTGCAACAACGATCCCGCCAGGGCCACAGCCTGCTGAAGCGCAGTCGCACCGCGATCGCTTCCGCCGACCTGGTTCTGCTCAGCAGCTGGACGGCCTGGTTCGAGGGACAGGGGCCTCTGGTGGCGGCCTGCACGAGCGAGCAGGACTGCCTGCTGAAGCTTCAAAGCAGCGAAGCCAACCTGTTGCTGTGCACAGACACCCTTGAGGGTGGCTGCGGCAGCAGCCTGGTGCGCCGGGCAAGGGCTGACAACCCCGAGCTAAAGGTATTGATGCTGCTTCAGCGTCCCATCACACGCACGATCCTGGACGCTATTGATGCCCGCTGCCATGGCATCTGCTCGGCTCAAGCCACCGGAACGGGCACGGTGGCTGCCGCGCTCACGGCCATCGAGACCGACGGGCAATACCTCGATCCACTAATCAGTGGGGTGTTGCACCACAGCAGACTGCGGGGCAGCGGCGAACAGGTGCCGCTCCAGGAACTCACCATGCGGGAAGAAGACGTGCTTCGCGGACTCTGCCGTGGCATGACCAATCAGGAGATCGCCGACGCCTTGGTGGTTTCGATTGACACCGTCAAGACTCATGTCGGCAGCCTGCTGCGCAAGTTGCCAGCTCGGGACAGGACCATGGCCGTCGTCACAGCATTTCGTGAGGGGCTGGTGCAGGTTCCCACTAGGCCGCCGCGCTGGACCTAG
- a CDS encoding type II secretion system protein GspK, whose product MARRHWLDPLARKVLQAMGDLPKDPARLDISPWPEEDATVAPSWSIDVNRATAEQWRQLPGCSDVMVDQLLRLQQGGVQFSQMEDLAQLLDISDCLCEEWRPHLIFRWHGDAPQLPEQTPLDLNAASATLLSKNLQWPDERMERLIAERRREPFQNLADLQERLCLPPATIEALIGRVRFGARPAGPSLPPRS is encoded by the coding sequence ATGGCTCGCCGGCATTGGCTCGATCCACTGGCCCGCAAGGTGCTCCAGGCCATGGGTGACTTACCCAAGGATCCAGCGCGCCTAGACATAAGCCCCTGGCCTGAAGAAGACGCCACAGTCGCTCCAAGTTGGAGCATTGATGTGAACAGGGCCACCGCGGAGCAGTGGCGGCAGTTACCCGGCTGCAGCGACGTGATGGTGGATCAACTGCTGCGTTTACAGCAGGGCGGGGTGCAATTCAGCCAGATGGAAGACCTGGCCCAGCTGCTCGACATCTCTGACTGTCTCTGCGAAGAGTGGAGGCCCCATCTGATCTTCCGCTGGCATGGGGATGCCCCGCAGTTGCCGGAGCAAACACCGCTAGATCTGAATGCTGCAAGTGCCACCCTGCTGTCCAAAAATCTGCAATGGCCGGATGAACGGATGGAGCGTCTGATCGCCGAACGAAGACGTGAACCGTTCCAAAACCTCGCGGATCTGCAAGAACGACTTTGCCTGCCCCCAGCAACCATTGAGGCCCTGATTGGGCGTGTGCGCTTCGGCGCAAGACCCGCTGGTCCCAGCCTGCCGCCGCGAAGTTGA
- a CDS encoding GIY-YIG nuclease family protein, with protein sequence MPASPRQGRLFDQAASAGHDLETAGLSLNLRQLQSWQERIHSFQTPLFEAAPPVQEQGSLFAASSSPAANIQPLSLKPLPLSFWRWPQSPHQGAALYWVMDRPTNLDHPILLYIGETLAADRRWKGEHDCKAYLAAYQEACVDCGLTCKTSIRFWGDVPTATKARRQLEQTLIRRWQPPFNKETRERWATPFQAT encoded by the coding sequence ATGCCTGCATCCCCTCGCCAAGGACGTCTTTTTGATCAGGCTGCATCCGCAGGTCATGACCTCGAAACAGCAGGGTTGTCGCTGAATCTCCGGCAGCTGCAGAGCTGGCAGGAGCGCATTCACAGTTTCCAGACACCCTTGTTTGAGGCGGCACCGCCAGTACAGGAACAGGGCAGTTTGTTCGCAGCCAGCAGCAGTCCAGCGGCCAACATTCAGCCACTGTCGCTCAAACCACTGCCACTGAGTTTTTGGCGTTGGCCGCAGAGTCCACATCAGGGTGCAGCGCTGTATTGGGTCATGGATCGCCCCACCAACCTGGATCACCCGATCCTGCTTTACATCGGCGAAACCCTCGCGGCGGATCGGCGTTGGAAGGGGGAACACGATTGCAAGGCCTATCTCGCGGCTTATCAGGAAGCCTGCGTGGACTGCGGTCTGACCTGCAAAACCAGCATCCGCTTCTGGGGCGACGTGCCCACAGCCACCAAGGCGCGACGGCAATTGGAACAGACCCTGATACGACGCTGGCAGCCACCGTTCAACAAGGAAACTCGCGAACGCTGGGCCACGCCATTTCAAGCGACCTGA
- a CDS encoding leucyl aminopeptidase — protein MKISLSPATPEAWSGSVLALGIPQDDPQGLVEAMQQRFSIQLAEWLKQKPFTGKSGDLASLQLLRGDCTTLVLLGLGDPESVDRDSLRKVAAAAARASQGQGGSLGLQLPWGSEDPIGDATAAAEAVRLALYSDLRFRSKPEPSQKPEQLELLGQWPAGLNQTLETVHPVCAGVELARELVAAPPNSVTPAELARTAATLAHEHGLELTVLERDDCEERGMGSYLSVCQGSDMDPKFIHLTYRPSGVAQKRLVLVGKGLTFDSGGYNLKVGGAQIDMMKFDMGGSASVFGAMRSIAELRPAGVEVHMVVAACENMINGSAVHPGDIVTASNGTTIEINNTDAEGRLTLADALVYASKLKPDAIVDLATLTGACVVALGDEIAGLWTPDDELSSDLEAAASSAGEGLWRMPLHSSYRKGLKSLLADMKNTGPRPGGSITAALFLKEFVDAGIPWAHIDIAGTVWSDKGRGLNPSGATGYGVRTLVNWVVKQASTTEA, from the coding sequence ATGAAAATCTCCCTCTCTCCGGCCACCCCTGAGGCCTGGAGTGGTTCCGTTCTGGCGCTTGGTATTCCTCAAGACGACCCCCAAGGCCTGGTGGAAGCGATGCAACAGCGCTTCAGCATTCAGCTGGCGGAATGGCTGAAGCAGAAACCGTTCACAGGGAAGAGCGGTGATCTGGCCAGCCTTCAACTACTGCGCGGCGACTGCACCACTCTTGTGCTGCTGGGACTTGGGGATCCCGAGTCCGTGGATCGAGACAGCCTGCGCAAGGTGGCTGCTGCTGCTGCCCGTGCCTCACAAGGCCAGGGGGGCTCTCTCGGACTGCAGCTGCCATGGGGATCAGAGGACCCCATCGGAGATGCCACCGCCGCCGCTGAAGCTGTACGACTGGCTCTTTACAGCGACCTGCGCTTTCGCAGTAAGCCCGAACCCAGCCAAAAGCCTGAACAGCTGGAACTCCTGGGCCAGTGGCCCGCAGGACTCAACCAGACGCTGGAAACAGTGCATCCAGTCTGCGCCGGGGTTGAGCTGGCCAGAGAACTGGTAGCTGCACCACCCAACAGCGTCACTCCGGCGGAACTGGCCCGCACCGCGGCAACCCTCGCCCATGAGCACGGTCTAGAGCTCACCGTGCTCGAACGGGACGACTGCGAAGAGCGGGGTATGGGCTCTTACCTCTCGGTGTGCCAGGGCTCTGACATGGATCCCAAGTTCATTCACCTCACTTATCGCCCAAGTGGCGTGGCCCAGAAGCGTCTTGTTCTGGTGGGCAAAGGGCTCACCTTTGATTCAGGCGGGTACAACCTCAAAGTCGGGGGTGCTCAGATCGACATGATGAAATTCGACATGGGAGGCAGTGCCTCTGTGTTCGGCGCAATGCGCAGCATTGCGGAGCTGCGCCCAGCTGGCGTGGAAGTGCACATGGTGGTGGCCGCCTGCGAAAACATGATCAACGGCTCTGCCGTTCATCCCGGGGACATCGTCACCGCTTCCAATGGCACCACGATCGAGATCAACAACACCGATGCGGAGGGCAGGCTCACCCTCGCCGACGCACTGGTGTACGCCTCCAAGCTCAAACCCGATGCGATCGTGGATCTGGCAACGCTCACAGGTGCCTGCGTGGTCGCCCTCGGTGATGAGATTGCCGGACTCTGGACCCCAGACGATGAGCTTTCCTCTGACCTAGAAGCAGCTGCCAGCAGTGCCGGAGAGGGCCTATGGCGCATGCCACTACACAGCTCCTACCGCAAGGGACTTAAATCCCTGCTGGCCGACATGAAGAACACCGGACCCCGCCCTGGTGGATCGATCACCGCCGCACTCTTTCTCAAGGAGTTCGTGGATGCCGGCATCCCCTGGGCCCACATCGACATCGCGGGAACCGTATGGAGTGACAAGGGCCGTGGCCTGAATCCCTCCGGCGCCACCGGCTACGGGGTTCGCACCCTGGTGAACTGGGTGGTCAAACAGGCCTCAACCACCGAGGCCTAA
- the msrA gene encoding peptide-methionine (S)-S-oxide reductase MsrA, translating into MIRILLSIVLGVVLLISPASVFAEEQSAVLAGGCFWCMESDLEKLPGVISVESGYSGGSVSEPTYQQVSAETTGHQEVVEVLFDSAKISYPRLLQSYWRNVDPLDGGGQFCDRGDSYRPVIFTSSDQQSSEALASQSAASTELGVPESALKVEIKPLKKFWPAEDYHQNFAELNSVKYKYYRWACGRDKRLDDVWGNQARTGDSWVK; encoded by the coding sequence GTGATCCGCATCCTGTTGTCGATTGTTCTGGGAGTTGTGCTCCTGATCTCACCTGCTTCAGTGTTTGCCGAGGAGCAGAGCGCTGTGCTGGCTGGTGGCTGTTTTTGGTGCATGGAGAGTGATCTGGAGAAACTTCCAGGGGTGATCTCAGTGGAAAGCGGCTACAGCGGTGGCAGCGTCTCAGAGCCGACTTATCAACAGGTGAGTGCTGAAACCACCGGGCACCAGGAGGTCGTGGAAGTGCTGTTTGACTCAGCAAAGATCAGCTATCCGAGGTTGCTTCAGTCGTATTGGCGCAATGTGGATCCTCTCGATGGTGGAGGGCAGTTCTGTGATCGCGGCGACTCCTACCGACCTGTGATCTTTACCAGCAGTGATCAGCAGAGCAGTGAGGCTCTCGCCAGTCAGTCAGCGGCTTCTACAGAGCTGGGAGTGCCTGAATCCGCTCTTAAGGTGGAGATCAAACCCCTTAAAAAGTTCTGGCCTGCTGAGGACTATCACCAGAATTTTGCCGAGTTGAATTCAGTGAAATACAAGTACTACCGATGGGCCTGCGGAAGAGATAAAAGACTCGATGACGTTTGGGGTAACCAAGCTCGCACCGGAGATTCCTGGGTGAAGTAG
- the lpxB gene encoding lipid-A-disaccharide synthase → MVRVLISTGEVSGDLQGSLLIEALHRQARQRCLDLEVLALGGPRMHAAGAELLADTAALGSIGLLEHLPQVLPTLKLQSRVNRELIARPPDAVVLIDYMGANVRLGKRLRRKLPEVPITYYIAPQEWAWRMNDNGTSSLLSFTDRILAIFPQEASFYASHGAQVTWVGHPLLDLADGKPDRAEACRQLGLDPKGRLLLLMPASRPQELRYLMPALVEVAARLQARDPNLMVMVPAGLSHFERELQEALEASGVRGRVIPAVDADALKPSLFSAADLALGKSGTVNIELALHGVPQVVGYRVSRMTAWVARNLLGFHVDHISPVNLLLKERLVPEFVQEDFVADQLLAQAIPLLDNPEARQTMLSGYERLRQTLGEPGVTDRAAAAILDQLCT, encoded by the coding sequence ATGGTGCGTGTACTGATCAGCACCGGTGAGGTGTCTGGTGATCTTCAGGGAAGCCTGTTGATAGAGGCCCTGCATCGGCAGGCTCGCCAGAGGTGTCTTGACCTCGAGGTGCTTGCCCTCGGTGGACCACGCATGCATGCAGCCGGTGCGGAACTTCTTGCCGATACGGCCGCACTTGGCTCGATTGGCCTTTTGGAGCACCTCCCCCAAGTCTTGCCGACGTTGAAGCTTCAGTCGCGGGTTAACAGGGAACTCATTGCGCGGCCACCTGATGCCGTCGTACTGATTGATTACATGGGCGCCAATGTGCGTCTAGGCAAGCGTCTGCGCCGCAAGTTGCCTGAGGTCCCAATCACTTATTACATCGCCCCTCAGGAATGGGCTTGGCGCATGAATGACAACGGCACGAGCAGCCTGCTGTCTTTCACCGATCGCATCCTTGCGATTTTCCCCCAGGAAGCATCTTTTTATGCATCCCATGGTGCGCAGGTCACCTGGGTTGGTCACCCTCTGCTCGATCTTGCTGACGGCAAGCCTGATCGTGCTGAGGCCTGTCGCCAGCTTGGACTTGATCCGAAGGGACGTCTGCTGCTCCTGATGCCCGCATCCCGGCCGCAGGAGTTGCGCTATCTAATGCCCGCGCTTGTGGAGGTGGCGGCACGTTTGCAGGCACGTGATCCGAATCTGATGGTGATGGTGCCTGCAGGTCTTAGTCATTTCGAGCGTGAACTGCAGGAGGCACTTGAAGCCTCCGGTGTGCGTGGACGCGTTATCCCAGCCGTCGATGCGGACGCTCTTAAGCCCTCACTCTTCAGTGCAGCTGATCTCGCGCTTGGAAAGTCGGGAACAGTGAATATTGAGCTGGCTCTCCATGGAGTGCCTCAGGTGGTCGGATACCGGGTGAGCCGGATGACAGCTTGGGTAGCGCGCAATCTGCTGGGCTTCCATGTTGATCACATCTCGCCTGTGAATCTGCTGCTCAAGGAGCGTCTGGTTCCCGAATTTGTGCAAGAAGACTTCGTTGCCGACCAATTGCTTGCCCAAGCCATTCCCCTTTTGGACAACCCTGAAGCACGCCAAACGATGCTGAGTGGCTATGAACGTCTCCGCCAAACGCTGGGAGAACCGGGAGTGACCGATCGCGCTGCTGCCGCCATTCTCGATCAGCTCTGTACCTGA
- the lpxA gene encoding acyl-ACP--UDP-N-acetylglucosamine O-acyltransferase: MSEQRSPAVTAEDRPPQIHPLAAVDSRAELAPGVVIGPGAVVGPDVRIGSHTWVGPHAVLDGRLVIGEHNKIFPGACLGLEPQDLKYKGAPTEVVIGNHNSIRECVTINRATDEGEQTRIGDHNLLMAYCHLGHNCLLGNGIVMSNGIQVAGHVLIEDKAVIGGCLGIHQFVQIGGMAMVGGMTRVDRDVPPYCLVEGHPGRVRGLNRVGLRRRGLDRKDQGQDIKQLQDIWTLLYRSDHVIAEGLRLAREQPLMPLADHLCSFLEGSISQGRRGPMPAVGGR, encoded by the coding sequence ATGAGTGAACAGCGATCCCCTGCCGTGACTGCTGAGGACCGTCCTCCCCAGATTCACCCGCTTGCGGCGGTCGATTCCCGTGCGGAGCTTGCTCCGGGTGTGGTGATCGGTCCAGGTGCTGTGGTGGGCCCTGATGTTCGAATTGGGTCTCACACCTGGGTCGGCCCTCATGCGGTGCTTGATGGTCGACTTGTCATTGGCGAACACAACAAGATTTTTCCCGGTGCCTGCCTTGGGCTTGAGCCTCAGGATCTCAAATACAAGGGAGCTCCGACTGAGGTGGTGATCGGGAATCACAACAGCATCCGTGAATGCGTCACGATCAATCGGGCGACCGACGAGGGAGAGCAGACCCGCATCGGCGACCACAACCTGTTAATGGCCTACTGCCATCTGGGGCATAACTGTCTTCTGGGCAACGGCATCGTGATGTCCAACGGCATCCAGGTTGCCGGTCATGTTCTGATCGAGGACAAGGCTGTGATTGGTGGGTGCCTGGGGATTCACCAGTTTGTGCAGATCGGCGGGATGGCCATGGTTGGAGGTATGACGAGGGTTGACCGGGATGTGCCTCCCTATTGCCTTGTTGAGGGTCATCCCGGAAGAGTGCGCGGTCTCAACCGCGTGGGTCTGCGCAGGCGTGGGCTTGATCGCAAGGATCAGGGCCAGGACATCAAGCAGCTTCAGGATATTTGGACACTGCTTTATCGCTCAGATCATGTCATTGCTGAAGGTCTGCGTTTGGCCCGTGAGCAGCCCCTGATGCCGCTGGCCGATCATCTCTGCTCCTTCCTCGAGGGATCGATCAGTCAGGGACGGCGTGGCCCCATGCCCGCTGTCGGTGGTCGCTGA
- the fabZ gene encoding 3-hydroxyacyl-ACP dehydratase FabZ: MLSPETDLTSSSATTAAQPQLTAEQIMGLLPHRYPFALVDRVLEHVPGEKAVAIKNITLNEPQFQGHFPGRPLMPGVLIVEAMAQVGGLIVTQMPDLPKGLFVFAGIDGVRFRRPVIPGDQLLITCELLSLKRKRFGKVKAQATVDGQLVCSGELMFSLVD; the protein is encoded by the coding sequence ATGCTCAGCCCTGAAACCGATTTGACTTCCTCCTCCGCTACCACCGCAGCCCAGCCCCAGCTCACTGCGGAGCAGATCATGGGGTTGCTTCCTCATCGCTATCCCTTCGCGCTTGTGGATCGCGTCCTGGAGCATGTGCCCGGTGAAAAAGCAGTGGCCATCAAAAACATCACCCTCAATGAGCCTCAGTTCCAAGGCCATTTCCCGGGACGTCCCCTAATGCCTGGGGTGTTGATTGTGGAGGCCATGGCGCAGGTGGGTGGTCTGATCGTCACCCAGATGCCCGATCTGCCCAAAGGTTTGTTTGTTTTTGCTGGTATTGATGGCGTTCGCTTCCGTCGCCCTGTGATTCCAGGAGATCAGTTGCTGATCACCTGTGAGCTGCTGAGTCTCAAACGCAAGCGCTTTGGCAAGGTCAAGGCTCAGGCCACGGTGGATGGACAGCTGGTCTGTTCCGGCGAGCTCATGTTCTCGCTGGTTGACTGA